Proteins from a genomic interval of Treponema brennaborense DSM 12168:
- a CDS encoding ATP-dependent 6-phosphofructokinase yields the protein MKGRFDFTIDELGPCKVLSPIQLSKEHGDYRANYVKDNEFIRYNLDIYDNILETEADAYAHNLIQKAGPREYIYFNPKHVNAGICTCGGLCPGLNDVIRSVVRCLYNRYGVRRIRGIRFGFKGFFPEQGFDTIDLTPDVVDDIHKIGGSFLGTSRGGGDRVMDIVDAIEALNMNMVFIVGGDGTQRGALEVSEEIEKRGLKVAIVGIPKTVDNDLIFIQKSFGFDTAVQKATDAVAAAHMEAHSHINGIGLIKLMGRESGFIATATALASHEANFCLIPEVPFDLDGPEGFLAELEQRIVKRHHAVVIVAEGAGQNHLNATNATDASGNKKLGDIGTFLRDRINEYFAERKIHINLKYIDPSYQIRSAPATPTDSIYCERLGNNAVHAAMSGKTNLVIGLVHDKYVHLPIRLVTAKRNKVNPEGSLWRDALDATGQPILMVNDKDALPPPLNGDDDTATAIK from the coding sequence ATGAAAGGTCGTTTCGATTTTACGATTGATGAACTTGGACCGTGCAAGGTTCTTTCCCCCATCCAATTATCGAAGGAGCACGGCGATTACCGTGCGAATTACGTAAAAGACAATGAATTTATCCGATACAATCTTGATATTTACGATAATATTCTGGAAACGGAAGCCGACGCTTACGCGCACAACCTGATACAGAAAGCAGGTCCGCGCGAATACATTTATTTTAATCCCAAACACGTAAACGCGGGAATCTGTACCTGCGGAGGCTTGTGCCCCGGACTGAACGACGTTATCCGTTCCGTCGTACGCTGTTTGTACAACCGGTACGGCGTGCGCCGGATACGCGGTATCAGATTCGGTTTTAAAGGCTTTTTTCCCGAACAGGGATTCGACACCATCGATTTGACGCCCGACGTCGTAGACGACATTCACAAAATAGGCGGTTCGTTCCTCGGTACCAGCCGCGGCGGCGGCGACCGCGTTATGGATATCGTCGACGCGATCGAAGCGCTCAACATGAACATGGTGTTCATCGTCGGCGGAGACGGTACGCAGCGCGGAGCGCTCGAAGTTTCCGAAGAAATCGAAAAACGCGGACTGAAAGTGGCTATCGTCGGCATTCCGAAAACCGTCGACAACGATCTCATCTTTATCCAGAAATCGTTCGGATTCGACACCGCGGTACAGAAAGCGACGGACGCGGTCGCTGCCGCGCACATGGAAGCCCACTCCCATATAAACGGCATCGGCCTTATCAAACTGATGGGCCGGGAATCAGGATTTATCGCGACGGCCACCGCGCTTGCCAGCCACGAAGCGAACTTCTGCCTGATTCCCGAAGTGCCGTTCGATCTGGACGGTCCCGAAGGATTTCTGGCGGAACTTGAGCAGCGCATCGTCAAACGGCATCACGCCGTCGTCATTGTCGCCGAGGGCGCCGGGCAGAACCATTTGAACGCAACGAACGCAACGGATGCTTCCGGAAACAAAAAACTCGGCGACATCGGCACGTTCCTGCGCGACAGGATCAACGAATATTTTGCCGAACGCAAAATTCACATCAACTTAAAGTACATAGATCCCAGTTACCAAATCCGCTCGGCGCCGGCAACTCCGACCGACTCAATCTACTGCGAACGGCTCGGAAACAACGCCGTACACGCAGCCATGTCCGGCAAAACGAATCTGGTTATCGGCTTGGTTCACGACAAATACGTGCACTTGCCTATCCGGCTCGTTACGGCAAAACGGAATAAGGTTAATCCCGAAGGTTCGTTGTGGCGCGACGCGCTCGACGCGACGGGACAGCCCATTCTGATGGTGAACGACAAGGACGCGCTGCCGCCGCCGCTCAACGGCGACGACGACACGGCGACTGCAATAAAATAG
- a CDS encoding DUF2804 domain-containing protein — protein sequence MYSREIIPAPDPLIQNGKPIFGTFSGAPKRLDIRGVERPFGVLPMPTFITDLRIRSTLTFMFHTDEYVGSVDFFDAKLFGYAEVLFWNKTTGRKFSYRTVIGPRRRLIPKKTAAGVCISFRHNRYIRVSWDRSRACLSVIFNLNGDSVRPSVSAAFTANLAAPAFAEISAVLPAPTMRRCRAVWFLTAPLTGSLSATFPNQQPQQKHDTGGYVLFESDRTYYKLRTKSSFAIAAGNVQGRPVTFSITSSSQEAATPDLYNENVLFVNGETTPLPPVKLTHPLGINGKWVLQDTESMVDLTFTPISDHVRTISIFILRTRNHSLYGTFDGVLAAKNGEKIILKDFPGIVRKNMLRL from the coding sequence GTGTATTCACGAGAAATCATACCAGCGCCGGATCCTCTGATTCAAAACGGAAAACCGATATTCGGAACGTTTTCCGGCGCGCCGAAACGACTCGACATACGGGGCGTGGAACGCCCGTTCGGCGTGCTTCCGATGCCGACGTTTATCACGGATTTGAGAATCAGGAGCACGCTGACGTTTATGTTCCATACGGACGAGTACGTCGGGTCCGTCGATTTTTTTGACGCAAAGCTGTTCGGATACGCCGAAGTACTGTTCTGGAATAAGACGACCGGACGGAAATTCTCATATCGAACGGTTATCGGACCGCGGCGCCGGCTGATTCCAAAAAAAACGGCGGCGGGAGTCTGCATTTCATTCAGGCACAACCGGTATATCCGCGTCAGTTGGGATCGTTCGCGCGCTTGTCTGTCGGTGATTTTCAATTTGAACGGAGATTCGGTACGCCCGAGCGTTTCGGCGGCTTTTACGGCAAATTTGGCAGCTCCGGCATTTGCGGAAATTTCCGCCGTGCTGCCCGCCCCCACCATGCGCCGCTGCCGCGCCGTCTGGTTTTTGACGGCGCCGCTTACAGGCTCGCTGTCGGCGACGTTTCCGAATCAGCAGCCGCAGCAAAAACACGATACGGGCGGATACGTGCTGTTTGAATCGGACCGCACGTATTATAAGCTGCGCACGAAAAGTTCATTCGCCATTGCAGCGGGGAACGTACAGGGCCGCCCGGTTACGTTCAGTATCACTTCGTCTTCTCAGGAGGCGGCGACTCCCGATCTGTATAACGAAAACGTACTGTTCGTCAACGGAGAAACGACGCCGCTGCCGCCGGTAAAGCTCACCCATCCGCTCGGTATAAACGGCAAATGGGTTTTGCAGGATACGGAAAGCATGGTCGATCTGACGTTCACTCCGATTTCCGATCACGTACGGACGATCAGCATTTTCATATTGCGCACGCGCAACCACAGTCTGTACGGTACGTTCGACGGGGTGCTCGCTGCCAAAAACGGCGAAAAAATTATTCTCAAAGATTTTCCGGGTATAGTACGCAAGAATATGCTGCGGCTATAA
- a CDS encoding MBL fold metallo-hydrolase RNA specificity domain-containing protein yields the protein MGITIYSLGAAEEVTGSKHIFEIDGRAFMIDCGAFQGRRNEADRKNRNFEVPVDKIESVILTHAHYDHCGLLPLVGKNGYNGNIYATPATRDLANLIMMDSARIQARDAEYLRKQAAKKGEKFVWNPLFTEKDVVAAANQIVTLSYNRKMYIAPDVQLEFFDAGHILGAAFAYITVTGQKNTTNGTSGAKKLLSPKEFWNRLLSRKRSDVEPRGAGSAPPSSADDEIRILYTGDLGRRNKPIIRDPATELPAPDYVVLESTYGNRRHEDSQSALDELVRIVRKAIAQKGKIIIPSFAIERTQELVYYFHLLVDQKLIPEIPIYVDSPMATNATGIFQVHPECYDQATYDAFLRHHKNPFGFNSLSFTTSVEESKALNDKPGPMIIISADGMCEAGRILHHLANNIGNPANQILLVGFMAEHTLGRRLQNGEKEVKIMGEWYEVKADVDQINAFSAHADYVECTEWLKQIDTSRLKQIFMVHGEPDAQAAFKTYLAANGFPDVTIVKYGESYDL from the coding sequence ATGGGGATAACGATATATTCGTTGGGAGCTGCGGAGGAAGTAACCGGTTCAAAACATATTTTTGAAATAGACGGACGGGCTTTTATGATAGATTGCGGTGCGTTTCAAGGTCGCCGCAATGAAGCGGATCGTAAAAACCGGAATTTTGAAGTGCCGGTCGATAAAATCGAATCCGTCATTTTGACTCACGCACATTACGATCACTGCGGATTGCTTCCGCTGGTCGGAAAAAACGGATATAACGGCAACATATATGCGACGCCCGCGACGCGGGATTTGGCCAATCTTATCATGATGGACAGCGCCCGTATCCAAGCGCGGGATGCTGAATATCTGCGTAAACAAGCGGCAAAAAAAGGTGAAAAATTCGTCTGGAATCCGCTGTTTACCGAAAAAGACGTCGTTGCGGCGGCGAATCAGATCGTAACGCTTTCCTATAACCGAAAGATGTACATTGCGCCGGACGTTCAGCTCGAATTTTTTGACGCGGGTCATATTCTCGGCGCGGCGTTCGCGTATATTACCGTTACCGGACAGAAAAACACGACGAACGGCACCTCCGGGGCAAAAAAACTGCTGTCTCCGAAAGAGTTTTGGAATCGGCTTTTAAGCCGCAAACGTTCCGACGTAGAACCGCGGGGAGCGGGGAGCGCGCCGCCTTCATCCGCGGACGACGAAATCCGCATTTTGTATACCGGAGATCTGGGGCGCCGGAATAAACCGATTATCAGGGATCCGGCAACCGAACTTCCCGCGCCGGATTACGTTGTGCTTGAAAGTACGTACGGCAATCGCCGCCATGAAGATTCCCAGAGTGCGCTGGACGAACTGGTCAGAATCGTGCGTAAAGCGATTGCACAAAAAGGCAAAATCATCATTCCGTCGTTTGCGATAGAGCGCACGCAGGAATTGGTGTATTATTTTCACTTGCTTGTCGATCAAAAACTCATTCCCGAAATACCGATTTACGTCGATTCGCCGATGGCAACGAACGCTACGGGTATTTTTCAAGTTCATCCGGAGTGTTACGATCAGGCGACGTACGACGCGTTCCTGCGGCACCATAAAAATCCGTTCGGATTCAACTCGCTGTCGTTTACGACGAGCGTCGAAGAGTCTAAGGCGTTGAACGACAAACCCGGTCCGATGATTATCATCAGCGCCGACGGTATGTGCGAAGCGGGGCGTATTCTGCACCATTTGGCGAACAATATCGGCAATCCGGCAAACCAGATCCTGCTGGTCGGTTTTATGGCCGAACATACGCTCGGCCGCCGCCTGCAGAACGGTGAAAAAGAAGTCAAAATCATGGGCGAATGGTATGAAGTGAAGGCGGACGTTGATCAAATCAACGCGTTCAGTGCGCACGCCGATTACGTCGAATGTACGGAATGGCTCAAACAGATAGACACGTCCCGTTTGAAGCAGATTTTTATGGTGCACGGCGAACCGGACGCACAGGCGGCGTTTAAAACGTACCTTGCTGCCAACGGATTTCCGGACGTTACGATCGTCAAATACGGCGAATCCTACGATTTATAG